A single region of the Jatrophihabitans sp. GAS493 genome encodes:
- a CDS encoding ANTAR domain-containing response regulator, producing MVETSTLRILIAEDEAIIRLDLREMLQEEGFSVVGEAADGEQAVSLARELTPDLVICDVKMPKMDGITAAAVITEERIAPVVMLTAFSQRDLVERAGEAGAMAYLVKPFQKRDLLPAIEMATARFAEVRALEHEVTDLKDRLETRKLIERAKGTLMTQHKLSEPEAFRWIQRAAMDNRTSMRAVAELVLTGNITGR from the coding sequence GTGGTAGAGACATCAACGCTTCGTATCCTCATCGCCGAAGACGAAGCGATCATTCGCCTCGATCTTCGGGAGATGCTCCAGGAGGAGGGGTTCAGCGTCGTCGGCGAGGCGGCCGACGGCGAGCAGGCTGTGTCGCTGGCCCGGGAGCTCACGCCAGACCTGGTGATCTGCGACGTCAAGATGCCGAAGATGGACGGCATCACCGCCGCCGCCGTGATCACCGAGGAACGCATCGCACCCGTGGTCATGCTCACCGCGTTCAGTCAGCGTGATCTGGTCGAGCGGGCCGGCGAGGCCGGTGCGATGGCCTACCTGGTGAAGCCGTTCCAGAAGCGGGATCTGCTGCCGGCGATCGAGATGGCGACGGCGCGTTTCGCCGAGGTGCGGGCCCTGGAGCACGAGGTCACCGATCTGAAGGACCGTCTGGAGACCCGCAAGCTGATCGAGCGGGCCAAGGGAACCTTGATGACCCAGCACAAACTCTCCGAGCCGGAGGCCTTCCGGTGGATCCAGCGAGCGGCGATGGATAACCGCACGTCAATGCGCGCGGTAGCCGAGCTGGTACTGACGGGCAACATTACCGGTAGGTAG